A genomic stretch from Clostridia bacterium includes:
- a CDS encoding glycoside hydrolase family 18 produces MNWDSVERFITKLINKRYAVPALILGVVVLILGALTFRQPPGKPLAPPSPELIGFYEKGFGTTDPGWPSLQSHYRYFGTVCPFWYSLHASGDIETIRLEPHVRDFLMSQKGLKVIPLINNADGNDKMLTDPEVRKRAIKNITDLVVNNKYHGINIDFQGIPAKDKDNYTAFVKELAASLHPKGKMVTLSVFPKVDVSHDVSGAFDYKALAQYVDWMAMMTYDNHSETSGPGSVAPIDWVERNIKYALSQGVPREKLVMTVASYGYDWPVGKGKAINAGIKDLHERARERGASIRWDDSSQSSFFRYTANDGSKREVWFEDGKAAAAKAALARKYGLRGVAVWRLGFEDPAYFHTVVERLRS; encoded by the coding sequence ATGAACTGGGATAGCGTAGAACGATTTATCACCAAATTAATTAACAAAAGATACGCTGTTCCTGCTCTTATCCTTGGAGTAGTAGTCCTGATCTTGGGAGCCCTTACCTTCCGGCAGCCGCCCGGCAAGCCCTTAGCCCCACCCAGCCCTGAGTTGATTGGCTTTTATGAAAAAGGTTTTGGCACCACCGATCCCGGTTGGCCATCCCTTCAATCCCACTATCGGTATTTTGGCACGGTGTGTCCCTTCTGGTATTCTCTGCACGCCTCCGGGGATATCGAAACCATTCGCTTGGAACCACACGTCCGCGATTTCTTGATGAGCCAAAAGGGGCTTAAGGTTATCCCCTTGATTAATAACGCCGATGGTAACGACAAGATGTTAACCGATCCAGAGGTACGAAAAAGGGCAATCAAAAATATAACTGACTTGGTGGTAAACAACAAATACCATGGCATCAATATAGACTTTCAGGGCATCCCCGCTAAGGACAAGGATAATTATACCGCCTTTGTAAAGGAGCTGGCCGCCAGCCTTCATCCCAAAGGAAAAATGGTAACCTTGTCAGTATTTCCCAAGGTGGATGTGTCCCATGACGTCAGCGGGGCTTTCGATTACAAGGCTTTGGCCCAGTATGTCGACTGGATGGCCATGATGACCTATGACAATCACTCCGAGACTAGTGGCCCCGGTTCCGTAGCCCCCATCGATTGGGTAGAGCGCAACATTAAGTACGCGCTCTCCCAAGGGGTGCCAAGGGAGAAGCTGGTGATGACCGTGGCCTCCTACGGCTACGACTGGCCAGTGGGCAAGGGCAAAGCTATCAATGCCGGGATCAAAGACTTGCATGAACGAGCCCGAGAGCGGGGCGCCAGCATAAGATGGGATGACAGTAGTCAATCCTCCTTCTTTCGCTATACTGCCAATGATGGAAGCAAGCGAGAAGTATGGTTCGAAGACGGAAAGGCAGCTGCTGCCAAGGCTGCCCTGGCAAGAAAATATGGACTACGAGGTGTAGCAGTCTGGCGCCTGGGATTTGAAGATCCAGCGTACTTCCACACTGTGGTTGAAAGACTGAGGAGCTAA
- a CDS encoding GntR family transcriptional regulator yields the protein MVWFRIDPDKNVPLYQQVTQEIKKAIRSGALEPGERLPTVRQLASELAINPNTVARAYLELERDGWITTARGAGTFVTTSKNSQPISEEPSGQPLQNLRLLLRQAAILAQQLGVSQELAIAILREEWKNERR from the coding sequence ATGGTCTGGTTTCGGATCGACCCGGACAAAAACGTTCCTCTCTACCAACAAGTAACCCAGGAGATCAAGAAAGCTATTCGGTCTGGGGCTTTGGAGCCGGGTGAACGGCTTCCAACGGTGCGGCAGCTAGCCTCAGAGCTAGCTATTAACCCCAATACTGTGGCCCGGGCCTATTTGGAGCTGGAAAGGGACGGCTGGATCACTACCGCCCGCGGGGCAGGAACCTTCGTAACCACCAGCAAAAATAGCCAACCCATCTCAGAGGAGCCCTCCGGCCAGCCACTGCAAAACCTGCGCCTCCTCTTGCGACAAGCTGCGATCTTGGCCCAACAACTGGGGGTAAGTCAAGAACTGGCTATTGCCATCTTGCGGGAGGAATGGAAAAATGAACGCCGTTGA
- a CDS encoding ABC transporter ATP-binding protein, which yields MNAVEIKGLSKIFRIRHREVVAVDGINLEVPAGSVLGLLGPNGAGKTTTLKMLLGLTRPTRGEVWVLGKNVLTEGARFKERIGYVAENPAFYPAMTAKHLAEFNRQLYPNWDQQAFLARASQLDLPLETPSAKLSKGQRAILALVLALAQRPDLLILDEPTAGFDPVARRQFLSILMEEVADRGCTVILSSHDIDEVERAAESVAIMVAGKIPVTKTIEELRASEKKVRVAFQSEPPAELLRHPCIRSIEQEGRRYVFTVSGELEDFLEKLATVPQFAMEVVDLNLEEIFLGYANAPRRSKESE from the coding sequence ATGAACGCCGTTGAGATCAAGGGGTTGAGCAAGATCTTCCGGATCCGGCACCGGGAGGTCGTAGCAGTAGATGGGATTAATCTGGAGGTGCCGGCCGGTTCCGTGTTGGGGTTACTCGGCCCCAACGGCGCCGGTAAGACAACCACGTTGAAAATGCTGCTCGGCCTTACCCGACCTACCCGGGGCGAGGTTTGGGTATTAGGGAAGAATGTACTAACAGAAGGGGCCAGGTTCAAAGAAAGGATCGGCTACGTAGCTGAAAATCCAGCATTCTATCCGGCCATGACCGCCAAGCACCTAGCCGAATTCAACCGCCAGCTTTATCCCAACTGGGATCAGCAAGCGTTCCTAGCTCGCGCCTCCCAGCTCGACCTTCCTCTAGAGACCCCCTCAGCTAAACTCTCCAAGGGGCAAAGGGCCATTCTGGCCCTAGTGCTGGCCCTGGCCCAAAGGCCAGACCTGCTTATTCTAGATGAGCCCACCGCCGGCTTTGACCCGGTAGCCCGCCGCCAATTCTTGAGCATTTTGATGGAAGAAGTCGCCGACCGGGGATGCACGGTAATCCTTTCTTCCCATGACATTGATGAAGTTGAACGAGCCGCAGAGTCAGTAGCTATAATGGTAGCTGGGAAGATCCCGGTAACCAAGACCATCGAGGAATTGCGAGCCAGCGAGAAAAAGGTGCGGGTAGCCTTTCAATCTGAACCCCCGGCGGAACTCCTTCGCCACCCATGCATTCGCAGCATTGAGCAGGAAGGCCGACGCTATGTATTCACCGTCTCGGGAGAGCTGGAAGATTTCTTGGAAAAACTAGCCACAGTGCCCCAGTTTGCCATGGAAGTAGTGGACCTAAACCTGGAAGAGATCTTTCTTGGGTATGCCAACGCTCCCAGGCGCTCGAAGGAGAGTGAGTGA